The following proteins come from a genomic window of Posidoniimonas polymericola:
- a CDS encoding glycosyl hydrolase, whose protein sequence is MLTLAGLLVALICPPAQAEIADLRRAFDTPAADAKPWVFWYWLDAAVSAEGITADLEAMQAAGIGGAYLMPIYGPQEPPLITPPATQLSPEWWELVRHAASEADRLELRLAMHLSDGFALAGGPWITPEQSMQQVVWSRASAVGGQAVELELPRPLAREGYYQEIAVLAFPTPQGEGVSTANVPVTVTTNAEGQQAQQLVVAGNSERLRSAEPCVIDFAFEAPFTCRSVTIRPDGGNYQCQRLRLEVSDDGHAYRVVSRLAPPRHGWQDEGRPVTHAVPEVTSRYFRLAFDPAGSEPGAEELDSAKWSPVLKVQGIELSGAARVHQYRGKSGAVWRISPPTRERYPASARVASASILDLSDQLGPDNMLRWDAPPGEWTVLRFGHTSTGKQNATGGGGRGLECDKLNPAAVRLQYQSWFGAAREKLGGPLADRVLTRLHVDSWECGSQNWTESLPEEFIKRGGYAARRWLPTLAGYIIDSPDASERFLYDFRRTLTDQLDDAFFGTLEQLASEAGVEFTAECTAPTMLGDGLRHFQHVDIPMGEFWRDSPTHDKPTDIRDAISAGHIYGKRVIGAEAFTQLRIRWDETPALLKPQADRHFCLGVNQLVYHVWMHNPWLDRQPGVTLNGIGAYLQRDQAWQPMAPAWIGYCRRLQSVLRQGDPVVDIAVFTGEELPSRSVLPEQLASTLAGLFGAEQLAREQQRLANEGTPTREVPEGVRHSANISDPAAWSNPLQGYQYDSLNRDALLRLAAVQDGRIVLQGGASYALLVIPAPRPSAPGGMTVEVAEKLLEIAEAGGRVLLAEFPSRTLGRHEDSEYDVQVGRLVARLVRSPNVTVGAWREPHLASIGVAPDFQVSQPSGEPVTELAWTHRRGPGWDAYLIANQQDAPRELVFKPRVPIEHAEAWDPVTGRREPLPASGAGAPLRLSPWQSLLVVLTDEDETPPPIFGRPEINELDAIWRVGFDSIVGSPPATMTLTRLQDLTRLPNPAAQQFVGSARYTTSMVAQPQQAAGRAWIDLGEVAGMARVIVNGQACGVAWTPPYRVEVTDALRPGRNQLEVEVAGVWRNRMVADQQLPADQRLTWTNARPLPESAGPVPFGLLGPVRLETTKPQ, encoded by the coding sequence GTGCTCACCCTGGCTGGGCTGCTCGTTGCGCTGATCTGCCCGCCGGCCCAGGCAGAGATCGCCGATTTGCGCCGGGCGTTCGACACTCCCGCCGCCGACGCCAAGCCGTGGGTCTTCTGGTACTGGCTCGATGCGGCCGTGTCGGCCGAGGGCATCACCGCGGACCTCGAAGCGATGCAGGCGGCCGGCATCGGCGGCGCGTACCTGATGCCGATCTACGGGCCGCAGGAGCCGCCGCTGATCACGCCGCCCGCAACACAGCTCTCCCCCGAGTGGTGGGAGCTGGTCCGGCACGCGGCGAGCGAGGCCGACCGGCTCGAGCTACGCCTGGCGATGCACCTGAGCGACGGCTTCGCCCTGGCCGGCGGGCCGTGGATCACCCCCGAGCAGTCGATGCAGCAGGTAGTCTGGTCTCGGGCGTCGGCTGTAGGCGGCCAAGCAGTTGAGCTCGAGCTGCCGCGGCCGCTGGCGCGCGAGGGCTACTACCAAGAGATCGCCGTGCTGGCCTTCCCCACTCCACAGGGCGAGGGAGTCTCGACGGCGAACGTGCCGGTCACGGTGACCACCAACGCCGAAGGCCAGCAGGCGCAGCAGCTGGTCGTGGCGGGCAACAGCGAGCGGCTCCGCTCCGCCGAGCCGTGCGTGATCGACTTCGCGTTCGAGGCGCCGTTCACCTGCCGGTCGGTCACAATCCGCCCGGACGGCGGCAACTACCAGTGCCAGCGGCTGCGGCTCGAGGTCAGCGACGATGGCCATGCGTACCGTGTGGTCAGCCGGCTTGCCCCGCCGCGTCACGGCTGGCAGGACGAGGGCCGGCCGGTGACGCACGCCGTGCCGGAGGTCACCTCCCGCTACTTCCGGCTCGCCTTCGACCCGGCCGGCTCGGAGCCGGGCGCCGAGGAACTCGACTCCGCCAAGTGGAGCCCGGTGCTGAAGGTGCAGGGGATCGAGCTGTCGGGCGCTGCTCGCGTCCACCAGTACCGCGGCAAGTCGGGCGCGGTGTGGCGGATCTCGCCGCCGACGCGCGAACGCTACCCCGCGTCCGCCCGCGTGGCAAGCGCCTCGATTCTTGATCTCAGCGACCAGCTCGGCCCCGACAACATGCTCCGCTGGGACGCGCCGCCGGGCGAGTGGACCGTGCTCCGCTTCGGCCACACGTCGACCGGCAAGCAGAACGCCACCGGCGGCGGTGGCCGCGGCCTAGAGTGCGACAAGCTCAACCCGGCGGCCGTCCGGCTGCAGTACCAGAGCTGGTTTGGCGCCGCACGAGAAAAGCTCGGCGGCCCGCTCGCCGATCGCGTGCTGACCCGGCTGCACGTCGACAGCTGGGAGTGCGGCAGCCAGAACTGGACCGAGTCGCTCCCCGAAGAGTTCATCAAGCGCGGCGGCTACGCCGCGCGCCGGTGGCTGCCAACGCTCGCCGGCTACATTATTGACTCTCCCGATGCTTCCGAGCGTTTCCTCTATGACTTCCGCCGGACCCTGACCGACCAACTCGACGACGCGTTCTTTGGAACGCTCGAGCAGCTCGCCAGTGAGGCCGGCGTCGAGTTCACGGCCGAGTGCACCGCGCCGACCATGCTCGGCGACGGGCTGCGGCACTTCCAGCACGTCGACATTCCGATGGGCGAGTTCTGGCGTGACAGCCCAACCCACGACAAGCCAACCGACATCCGCGACGCCATCTCCGCGGGGCACATCTACGGGAAGCGGGTCATCGGGGCCGAGGCCTTTACCCAGCTCCGCATCCGCTGGGACGAGACGCCCGCCCTGCTCAAGCCGCAGGCCGACCGCCACTTCTGCCTCGGCGTGAACCAGCTGGTGTACCACGTCTGGATGCACAACCCGTGGCTCGACCGCCAGCCCGGCGTCACGCTCAATGGCATCGGCGCCTATCTGCAGCGCGACCAGGCCTGGCAGCCGATGGCGCCCGCCTGGATCGGCTACTGCCGGCGGCTGCAGTCGGTCCTGCGGCAGGGCGACCCGGTGGTGGACATCGCTGTGTTCACCGGCGAGGAGCTGCCGAGCCGCAGCGTGCTGCCCGAGCAGCTCGCGTCGACGCTGGCTGGATTGTTCGGCGCCGAGCAGCTCGCCCGTGAGCAGCAGCGACTGGCCAACGAGGGAACGCCGACCCGGGAAGTTCCCGAGGGGGTCAGGCACTCCGCCAATATTTCCGACCCGGCCGCCTGGTCCAACCCGCTGCAGGGCTACCAGTACGACTCGCTCAATCGCGACGCGCTGCTGCGGTTGGCGGCCGTGCAGGACGGGCGGATCGTTCTGCAGGGGGGCGCTAGCTACGCGCTGCTGGTGATCCCCGCGCCGCGGCCGTCGGCGCCGGGTGGGATGACGGTCGAGGTCGCCGAGAAGCTGCTCGAGATCGCCGAGGCGGGCGGGCGGGTGCTGCTGGCGGAGTTCCCCAGCCGCACGCTCGGCCGGCACGAGGACAGCGAGTACGACGTCCAGGTCGGACGGCTGGTGGCGCGGCTGGTTCGCAGCCCCAACGTAACGGTCGGCGCTTGGCGGGAGCCGCACCTCGCGTCGATCGGCGTCGCGCCCGACTTTCAGGTTTCTCAGCCGTCTGGCGAACCGGTCACCGAGCTCGCGTGGACCCACCGCCGTGGCCCTGGCTGGGACGCCTACCTGATCGCCAACCAACAGGACGCGCCGCGCGAGTTGGTGTTCAAGCCCCGTGTGCCGATCGAGCACGCCGAGGCGTGGGACCCGGTCACCGGTCGACGAGAGCCGCTGCCGGCCAGCGGCGCGGGCGCGCCGCTCCGCTTGTCGCCCTGGCAGTCTTTGCTGGTGGTGCTGACCGACGAGGACGAAACCCCCCCGCCTATTTTCGGCCGCCCCGAGATCAACGAGCTCGACGCAATCTGGCGGGTTGGCTTCGACAGCATCGTGGGGTCTCCGCCGGCGACCATGACGCTCACCAGGCTGCAGGACCTGACCCGCCTGCCGAACCCGGCGGCCCAGCAGTTTGTCGGCTCCGCCCGCTACACAACCAGCATGGTCGCCCAGCCGCAGCAGGCCGCCGGCCGGGCGTGGATCGATCTGGGCGAGGTCGCCGGCATGGCGCGGGTGATCGTCAACGGGCAAGCGTGCGGCGTCGCCTGGACGCCGCCCTACCGCGTCGAGGTGACCGACGCGCTGCGGCCCGGTCGGAACCAGCTCGAGGTTGAGGTTGCCGGCGTGTGGCGCAACCGGATGGTTGCCGACCAGCAACTGCCCGCAGACCAACGCCTGACCTGGACCAACGCCCGACCGCTGCCCGAGTCGGCCGGTCCGGTTCCGTTTGGGCTGCTGGGGCCGGTGCGGCTAGAAACAACAAAACCCCAATAA
- a CDS encoding glycoside hydrolase family 2 TIM barrel-domain containing protein: MSWMTTISRFTAILLAACCAAASGAERERLSDNWLFHLGDAEGAQRPEFDSSEWSGVRLPHDWSIGLPRSADEPSAGGGGFFPTGVGWYRRELEVAASPGERCWLVFEGVYRNAEVWLDGRRLNNGRPDGQPGRHAYGYTPFQFEVTEQLRSPGPHVLAVRVDNSAQPNSRWYSGSGIYRHVWLERRPLRSITPDSCVVRVDKLGATTCNLSAEAEVVNATPHEFVGRLRLEIIAASGEVVAAATQPVRVPADGSQTVAHSLRVMDVQAWGPADPAMYTALWAIEPEQADPEFGPEDEHAVSFGMRTVTVDAERGLLINGEPVVLYGGNVHHDNGCLGAAAYDEAEERRAQALADAGFNAVRTSHNPPSTAFLTACDRLGLLVIDEAFDCWAAAKVEHDFHEHFKQDWRRELAAMIRRDQNHPAVIMWSIGNEMYERGDDHAPAIAKEMASLAHKLDPTRPVTAGVNGIGEDNWRRLDALFAELDAVGYNYEQPRYDDDHRRVPDRVVYTSESYPKDLAYSHDAAAGRPYAIGDFVWSGIDYLGEAGIGLAFPPGAVALPHWEGVHFPCHGALCGDIDITGYRKPISYFRNIAWGRGERLAVAVVEPAPDNGQWQQTLWSTEPLRFSWTWPGHEGERLTVQVASRWPTVRIELNGRKVGEVATGPERGYVGSLSVPYAAGELTAVALDEHGREQERSTLKTAGPAQQITLSSEESYLDANSQDLCFIEVEIQDAAGRLRPNAEHQVTYTLSGPAEIIGVGSGNLLSNETYNTSQRRAHHGRALVVLRGGESPGEVTLTAQAEGLEPASLTLNAAQ; the protein is encoded by the coding sequence ATGAGCTGGATGACGACGATCTCTCGCTTCACAGCAATTCTCCTGGCGGCCTGCTGCGCCGCCGCCAGCGGCGCCGAGCGCGAGCGTCTGTCCGACAACTGGCTCTTCCACCTCGGCGATGCCGAGGGCGCCCAGCGACCCGAGTTCGACAGCAGCGAATGGTCCGGCGTGCGGCTGCCCCACGACTGGAGCATTGGCCTGCCGCGTTCTGCCGACGAGCCGAGCGCCGGCGGGGGCGGCTTCTTCCCGACCGGGGTCGGCTGGTACCGGCGTGAACTCGAGGTCGCGGCCTCGCCCGGCGAGCGGTGCTGGCTGGTGTTCGAGGGCGTGTACCGCAACGCCGAGGTCTGGTTGGATGGTCGTCGCCTCAACAACGGGCGCCCCGATGGGCAACCCGGCAGGCACGCCTACGGCTACACCCCGTTTCAGTTCGAGGTGACCGAGCAGCTGCGGTCGCCGGGCCCCCACGTGCTGGCGGTCCGCGTCGACAACTCGGCCCAGCCAAACAGCCGCTGGTACAGCGGATCGGGCATCTACCGGCATGTCTGGCTCGAGCGCCGGCCGCTCCGCTCGATCACGCCCGACAGCTGCGTGGTGCGGGTCGACAAGCTCGGCGCGACGACCTGCAACCTCTCGGCCGAGGCAGAAGTCGTCAACGCGACGCCCCACGAGTTCGTGGGCCGCCTGCGGCTAGAAATCATCGCCGCGTCGGGCGAGGTGGTCGCGGCCGCGACCCAGCCGGTCCGTGTTCCCGCCGACGGATCGCAAACGGTTGCGCACTCGCTCCGCGTGATGGACGTTCAAGCCTGGGGCCCCGCGGACCCGGCGATGTACACCGCGCTGTGGGCGATTGAGCCCGAACAGGCCGACCCAGAATTCGGTCCTGAGGACGAGCACGCCGTCTCGTTCGGCATGCGGACCGTGACGGTCGACGCCGAGCGTGGGCTGCTGATCAACGGCGAGCCGGTGGTCCTCTACGGCGGCAATGTGCACCACGACAACGGCTGCCTAGGCGCGGCCGCCTACGACGAGGCCGAGGAGCGTCGGGCGCAGGCCCTGGCAGACGCCGGCTTCAACGCGGTGCGGACCTCGCACAACCCGCCCTCGACCGCGTTCCTGACGGCCTGCGACCGCCTGGGCCTGCTGGTCATCGACGAGGCGTTCGACTGCTGGGCCGCCGCCAAGGTCGAGCACGACTTCCACGAGCACTTCAAGCAGGACTGGCGCCGTGAGCTGGCCGCGATGATCCGCCGTGACCAAAACCACCCGGCGGTGATCATGTGGAGCATCGGCAATGAGATGTACGAGCGCGGCGACGACCACGCCCCGGCGATCGCCAAGGAGATGGCAAGCTTGGCGCACAAACTTGACCCCACCCGCCCGGTCACGGCTGGCGTCAACGGGATCGGCGAGGACAACTGGCGCAGGCTCGACGCGTTATTCGCCGAGCTCGACGCCGTGGGGTACAACTACGAGCAGCCCCGCTACGACGACGACCACCGCCGCGTGCCGGACCGGGTGGTCTACACCAGCGAGTCTTACCCCAAGGACCTCGCCTACAGCCACGACGCGGCCGCGGGCCGCCCCTACGCGATCGGCGACTTTGTCTGGTCCGGGATCGACTACCTCGGCGAGGCCGGCATCGGCTTGGCGTTCCCCCCCGGCGCCGTGGCGCTGCCCCACTGGGAGGGCGTGCACTTCCCTTGCCACGGCGCCCTGTGCGGCGACATCGACATCACCGGGTACCGCAAGCCGATCTCCTACTTCCGCAATATCGCCTGGGGCCGCGGCGAGCGACTGGCCGTGGCCGTCGTCGAACCCGCCCCCGATAACGGGCAGTGGCAGCAGACCCTGTGGTCGACCGAACCGCTGCGATTCAGCTGGACCTGGCCTGGTCACGAGGGCGAGCGACTGACGGTGCAGGTTGCCAGCCGCTGGCCGACGGTGCGGATCGAACTGAATGGCCGGAAGGTCGGCGAGGTTGCGACCGGACCCGAGCGCGGGTATGTCGGGTCGCTGAGCGTGCCGTACGCGGCGGGCGAGCTGACCGCGGTTGCACTCGACGAACACGGTCGAGAGCAGGAGCGGAGCACACTCAAGACCGCCGGCCCCGCCCAGCAGATCACGCTCTCCTCCGAAGAAAGCTACCTCGACGCCAACAGCCAAGACCTGTGCTTCATCGAGGTCGAAATCCAGGACGCCGCCGGTCGGCTCCGCCCCAACGCCGAGCACCAGGTCACCTACACGCTGTCAGGCCCGGCCGAGATTATTGGCGTCGGCAGCGGCAACCTGCTCTCCAACGAGACCTACAACACCAGCCAGCGCCGCGCGCACCACGGCCGGGCGCTGGTCGTGCTCCGCGGTGGCGAATCGCCCGGCGAGGTCACGCTCACCGCCCAGGCCGAGGGCCTCGAACCCGCCAGCCTTACTCTCAACGCCGCGCAGTAG